The segment ttgataattctgtgaggatggtattgaatcgaaaaataaatcctcataccccggccatatattatgtactatgaccccattttaggaagtggaaatgattgaggacagcccttcgctatcgcttgaatcagccagagaatcgaatacctgtttttacttgaagaagttttgactctaaaaagatttagttagaaatggaatttcagttgaagtctgccagcattgggcaatggacagaacaagatatatatcgaggctataaatcttttcgagtgatccactaagtccgaccgcgacgacagccgcaagaatggagaggagcaggccgccggtgagttgccaccgttcgacttgatggactctccgacagaggctcatcagcattaggaaggcccttgggagataaacagcgtcatacatgatcattttatgttgttagttgaataccgttaacgcggttagtcacaagacatgcaaatcattctaataaaggagggaaataagaaaaaaaaaaaaaaaaaaaaaattataattacatccaaaacaatacaatagaggtgacagtaacagcaacgatagcaatattagtaataatagtaatagcataggaaactgatacaggaaacacatctactgactataacttcctgcccattaataattgtaatgtggcagcataggtataagaagaatttccgactcatcatagaacactcaaacatatattcattcgtacctatacacccatgcacactcatacatgcatacacatgtatacatgtacgtgtgtgtatatttttcagtgctgtgctgtccataatcgcataacagccacaaattctatggcaatctcatagaaaatgtctcgattacgcaaataaagacatcacatcatttttgaacactcgttcgttctaactagcgatacattttaattttcatgagtaagtcaaaatctcatgaatggtgggtaggatttggtttcagttttctagagaaatttctgtgcataccagcaattcatctagggaaccgattaagccctcccggtgcttcggcccaaacggattgaatttaaaatcaaatccgttcgatttcgctccattccgctttacgagacacatgctacacataaagctaaattatgcaatactacatactacacatatacccaacttaaactataaacattctacatgcggaactaagaatttttaggtcgtttggccgaagtacgcgtcaaaccacctacccatgggagggcataaaaagcttttgataattgtaaaaaaaaatgaacagaAAGGGTGGTTTGTCAAATGCGCCATTTTTTTCCTACCTTAGCACAAACGCTAAAGAAACACTCaactatgttttatattttttaacgcGTAAAAGTGCTTTTTTGTTCTAATAtcttcgaaaactgttaaaacttaaatattattaatatatTGTATACGTTATTCGAACTGTAAAAGCTTTTTAGCTTATTTCTGGACAAAAATGTTTTGCGTCAAATTAGGCTCTTAGTGTTCCTTATTATTTACAGAGTAAGATATAAAAAGTATGTCATCTATTCCGACACTAAATACCTCGTAAGTCACCAAGAAAGATATTTGTTCAACAGTTTACCGTCCCATTAGGTGTTACAGAGGCCACAGTTCGTCGGAAAAAGCTGCAGAAAACACTTTCCCAGGGCAAACATATGGTTTTAGCGTTGGAGAGGAGGTCCTATAAACTGTAAATGACTTGTTTTGCTTATGCGTAAAATCAAGTTCCCCAAACGGGTAGGGCAATCAAAAATATTGGTTTAGGTTAAATTAGGACACTTTTTTCGTTTGTCTGACCGATCCAACCCCGCAGTTACTGCAGTTTCCGGTAAGTGGCTAATTTAGTTTTTCCTGCGACACCCTGAATCTTGATACTTTCCTAGCTGTCATTCAAAACAATGTATAACTGTTTTAGGAAAGTCATTTCCAGAATTTTCATTGTTAAGCACAAATTATGCCAGATTTTTGAATAGCCTGGTTGTGTTTGCAATATAAACATATCGGCTGAGGGCTGTCCCAATTCTCCCAACGTTTTCGCAAAAACTGGGGTGAAATATATCCACACAAATAACGAAAACCTTGTGTAACTATTTAAAATAATGCGCAGTTatctaaaatacaaaatacatcgtcgtttttgttaaattatactaatttttcaaGTGCGTCAAATAAGGAACATTTCGCGTCAAATAAGGCACGTTGCAAAATTCATGCGTCAATTTAGGAACCCCGAGCGTCTcacaaaaaattgacaaaatataaagaattcaatgcatatttactgtttgtttattttttacatattcTTTGCTAGTCTAACTATTACTGTGCAAAACCTTGACTTTATTGGCCAAACCGTCATTTTGTAATTaatgtttaaaattgaaaatttcttaaccgcgtcaaatttggtgcttgcacggtacatTCCTGTTAGATCACTCAGACCACTTTTCCTGCACATACCGCAACGCAATGCCACCTATGGAGAACACGATCCGATTTGCATCATGCCATCCAGCTTCAACTCTGTTGCGGATCTATTCGATTCTAATTTGACTAGTATTGCTTTTAAAAAACGACTTCGGCGTAGATAGTTTTCTTCCAGTGTTATTActatttttattcattaagactacAAATAGTTTAgatgaaatttttaaataataaacaataaacaatatatGCGAAAATACGATAGTAAAATCGATtcacataaaataaattcgaaCGACctgcatttttaatttgcaactTCGACAGGTAGCCTAAATGACTATAAGTTATAAACGTAATGCGAGGTAATACATACCGCTCAGTTCCATTAAATCCACCAAAAGCATATAGCTTTCCATCCATAACTGCCACACCTACTCTAGAACGCAACATTGACATGGCTTCACCCATTTTCCATTCCTTGGACACCGGATCGTAAATTTCAACAGTGCTGACAGACTCCCCATTTTTAGTTAGTCCTAAAACCGGCTAGATTAGTAATGTTTATAGGTTTACACTTTTCTTTTATTATACCTCCAACAGCATAAATTTGTCCAACTACATAATCACAGCAACGCGGTCTTGTTCGAGACGCTGATACTAATGCCCTTCGTTCGGGCATAAGATGAAAATCTCGCGCCTCATCAAGCAAATCGCGACACTTATGAGATGTTCGAACCAATTCCTCTGTTGCAACACTGTCTGCTAGAAATTGTGGCGAAAGCAGAGGCAATCTTATATTTGCCAATAAGTTTGGTAAAAATCCTTCGCGATTTTCTGTATCGTATTTTACCCATTTCATGCAGGCATCGAAAATGCATTCTTCAGATGGTACATTAAGCTCATCACGTCGTACAATATCGACTAGTTCATCAAATTTCAAAGCAAGAAATTCATCCGAGAAAGCAACTTTTGAGAAATATTGATGTATATATCGATCGGCCGAGACAATCAGTTGGGTGCAGCTTAGCGTATCTGCGAAATGACGAATACCTAGGACGTTTTGCGGATGAAATCTAAAagcaaaaatatgtatttttacAGAATTAGGTACATCTAAAACCATGTTACGATAACTAATATAACACTAAAGAACCCTAGATCATTAATTTATCATACCTGCTTTTTAAAAAATCGGCGCAAGCATCTCTTACTCTGTTCAACTGTAAAAAAGACGCACCAACCATTAATCCTTGAACATTTTGGTTGTCAATTTTAATTACACCGCTGTACGCGAAATTAATTAGACCCTCTAGCGCACTGAAAATATATATTACCTTGTATAGATTATATAGAGGTGCTAAACAGCCATAATACTAACTGTGGTTCAATCTCTTTCATAGTGATTTCTTTGATTCTGCTTTCGGCCATGTTATGAGTAAACATTGCGTAGAAATACGGTATCGTTGCAGCTAAAACAATCCGGTGTGCGGAAAAGGAATGGTTATCCACCTGAAATTGATTACATACAAACTAGCTTGTCACAACTATATTGCAtattttattaaccttcaatgTAACATCGCAAAGTTTTCCCTGTCTCCGGATTTCCTTCATTAAAGGAAAACTTTCTGCAAACATGCTATCTTGCTTAAAGAGCACATATGAATTTTCCTCCGTCTCCAAGTCGCACACAGCATCCATGTTGGTTCCAAATAGCTCAAAACTAAATAGTGCTATTACCTTCAACAATTGCAACTGAAATGAGTAAATTACTTCAAAATCGTTAGCCGATTAGGCACTATCTTCAAAAATCATACAATATATACTTAAGTCAAAACATCAGCTGTAAGAAGCCATAAACTTGAatgttttcttctcttttcaaTGTCATCTGATGAATTTTAACTATAAGAGAGATGGCAAACGTATCGATAGTATCGATAAAGCTGGAATCACACTGATCGTCAGCGAACATCAACGCCAACGTTACGGAACGGGACGTCTTCAgtacacacagaaaaatttcatggtaaattctaccattttaggggtaagcttgaccagaaaagtatggtggttttcaaccgactgggaaaactggtctagacaacattttcatggttatttcgactataagcttgaacaatggacgcatggtacggttgaccacgcatagtaggcataactataatctgtataccataaaattgtcatcattacaatgctttagttatcttaaccactttttgtatagttttactgacaagaaaatagtcatcttggacaaaaaaataaacggaactagctggttgcagtgacaattttatggtaaaaatgaccatgtatggttgggacaactataatttaaaactatacaattgtcatcatgacaatggttttgttatcatgaccaggttttgtatgatattgctgacaagaaaatagtcatcttaaacacgcaatgaacgggacgagttggttgtcgtgacaatttcgtggtaaaaatgacgttattaactattgttgaaataaccatgaacgtagtcatctcaactataaattttatagtttttatgatcattcacgttatacttactccgaatgaatcaaacgaatcttttgcaataaatgaatgtggtgcacctgcaggtatacttgcagagaaactttcaagtatacttgcagatgcaccacattcaattattgcaaaagattcatatgattctttcgaagtaagcataatgtgaacggtaatatataaataaattagacggatttctcattatttcacaatccaaataacaaacaatcggttatgtctatacatatatatcgtagattactataattttaacaggaattttacgtacgtttttggtgtggctctgcagtgtaggtttgctgactgtggttacctgcattccgagtatagattcatccgcggctaaaaccacaatttgcgatgttcagcctgcagcagagccggtcagatctggcatatttagctggaatatactgaagtgaaaccactggctacctattagtttgaactgcctgaacattaatcgaatgtggcataaacttcacgttatcctatttgggatgagaagcggttttagacgtgtgctaaactaacacataccaatatttacctcaaagttgtcgagcccgtgtagctactactctaaaaatccttatcatgatggcacatccaatgacgatcatcggttattgggacttcgaataaattggaaacatctcccgggggcattatgcagcagaatcctgtacggatgggaaaatcgataatcctggaaatagttttctggacatatgccgtattcttgactgcagacaacacgtctaacttaagtctatccatgatgccaattaactacaggataagattctccatcgtgcaccatgcattgaaaatattgttatttcaactgttataaacggcaagcaaaggtgatctccgtcaagtgatttaacaattggtttctgatcaatttcatcagaacaggttggtacaaccgacataattagcattttatatatgttcggttctaagggaaagtctgtcatacggcaatctaatcatgccggctgtctttcgttgtctaatgcagataaagagtgcaataggtctgaagcaggcaacagtaattcaactagcggagcatccataaaatcaaactgcaggaaatcgttaattcccaactgaaatatcattgtggtcaaatcggtacgctaaatttttggaaccagcatcggaagcgttttacgttccattctagtttttgagatgaagactttttgctcaacaaatcctggattaaccacataataaataccatcgactgtgagcgatgttttcgttatgtccgttcgtagtgtgtcagcaacttgaataacagacgactgaaatgaacaaaattgaataaacattgaaatacgacaaaaattaaatactcacttcgttcgttcgttggatatgccgtagtttcggggtagtttaaaggccggccgaaatcttccgatcaagtaggacgtcataactgctggtagaagtagattttacgattgaaatatttcagtctcggagttgctaattgtgactctgatcggttttagaagtctattgtgctccagtgtctgctgacggaaatagtttgacgatggtctagctcagtggtggccacggtacaagcatattgcgggctaaatcagatctccccaatagatccgcggccctaaatgacttctgacattaataaattcaacctatagtgtccgtccgccatctatcaaaccagttcgcgggccgcaaaggccaaattcaagagccgcagtttggccatcactggtctagctggtgttacataggatgtcattttgaattattcgactgaaggtaccgaaagtgtaatcctcaattcccgacacgaatcagccatcgttggcagttccagaacctgctttttgtttgtacgtgtggcaggatgttcgaactggtttgtctgatcatctggatgctacgcttgccactctaccggtcaggaaaaatatgtaccaacttttgattcctgtcggtctactatattgccgctttcctctgtcgaaacgtatttacttctgttttttttttgctgaaatatccagtaaaacactgtacctggaaaacaacatattagcctcaaccgtttgaaacagtcctaatcgagttcattgctggtcctaaaaagagttattatggtgtatttgaagataataaaagatgatttttctatttctttacctaaagcacaaatggtgcttcttgtagtccgtacggtatggagttatgatgacggcgattaaaactttggattgattctttttttttcactggcctaataaaataaaaagtttcactggcctgtggattccgatataaaacatctgttggtgagcaaaccgtgatcattgtattgtatttacgacgaatcaagaagatctatgacgtggatcttggacccggcaacaataccgttcgcacaatagaggctaaatgttgtgattgctggatggtgttggctcattcctagtttttgtaaagagctgcaatccggttatgttcgatatttcggaagcaagtaacagatgcaaattttcttaaaaatatgttgcggaaaatataaagaaaaagaaaatattgtacccaacaaatatttttgttatataacaacttatcaggcgtttgctactcggtattagctatacaatggttttaataaggtatactattaaacaaaaatgtttgttgggtatacagaaaaatgaattttgtctgttctgcatgtgccttatagactaggaaactactaaaccgatcggagtgaaaatttgtatgcggtttttagggccagggaaggttcttattgtactagctagtgctgctaatgaaaatacgtctgagccgcccagttgtaaagtttgtacttcccagtatgtatattaaatatAATACCCATACCATACCCatatgattttggttcgtttcgaccacgttaaatgaatgggcgaaacgaactaaaatcactcgaaacgaaaatcgcaataccacccctgattcaagagccctgggtctacaaaggaagaatacaaggtattcaaacaagaacatgtaagttcttctatgatgacaaatatgatcctccgagagctgctgtcttggccaacgcaaacattaattgtttgcccattacagagttcatcaaacgagacatagtggcgatcagagttgaggtatcaatcgccaagggaaatccgatattatcgtagcatcgccccattttcctggagacgttcctaaggttgcaactcaagaggttgcggcgttcgtcaaattctgcatagaagtcaacaaagactgtattatcggctgcgatgccaacgctatcgcattttgtggggaagcaccgaccaggggtgtgaaattgtcaaaattttgcggactaaacatccatgaatggcgacaatttggaaccagccagcgtatcgaaaataacagctaataatagttaaattataactaaaaggttacgtttaactgctttctaattaatttcagttgttttaaaacgaatcaacctttaagtaggtcccagcaccaaaggtattaaaaccaatgaatgggacatggacaatgtacagtatccccccgctaatccgacacccaataatccgacgactcgatagtccggatctcgctaatccggaaaattctgAATTAAAAAGCATTGTACTTAGCTTCATTCAACCGAACACTGCTTTCATTGGGTGTCTTTATTTGAGTCAAGATGTTACTCATTCCAACTAAATGGAAAGGGTAAATGGTGCTCCTTATAACTGCGTTCAATTTTGCCAGGAGCTCCATTTTTCATCACTCTTCTCAAAAGATTGACGTTCTTGCGCTCATTTCTGAGCTAAACAagaatttaaaagtattttatacAATAAATTGAGCATTTCTTAGTACAACACAAATTTGCGTATTGCGTATTTGCAacatttttttcggaaatttccggAATTGTTTATGTCTGGATGTAAACAATACGACATCTCAAAACCCCGCTGACGTTAGTTTGATtgccggattatcgagtcaaaattcgttaatccggccatgaatttgtcggattagcggggtggtactgtatgtgatttgacagccacaccacctcgctggcaccgacatcagcaatcgagatgagtgccttttagaatttctctcgttaaacaatatcgacattgctaataaaaacaatgaacctacattcatgaatgctatgaggcaggaagtcttggacctgatcttgtgagaagctaagaggcaaaaggtttcgaatttgtgggttttgctgatgatttggtcatcatggttctttgaaaattcgacgacgtgatatcggatcgggccttggtgtagtaaagaagg is part of the Sabethes cyaneus chromosome 2, idSabCyanKW18_F2, whole genome shotgun sequence genome and harbors:
- the LOC128733669 gene encoding kelch-like protein 18; this translates as MDAVCDLETEENSYVLFKQDSMFAESFPLMKEIRRQGKLCDVTLKVDNHSFSAHRIVLAATIPYFYAMFTHNMAESRIKEITMKEIEPHALEGLINFAYSGVIKIDNQNVQGLMVGASFLQLNRVRDACADFLKSRFHPQNVLGIRHFADTLSCTQLIVSADRYIHQYFSKVAFSDEFLALKFDELVDIVRRDELNVPSEECIFDACMKWVKYDTENREGFLPNLLANIRLPLLSPQFLADSVATEELVRTSHKCRDLLDEARDFHLMPERRALVSASRTRPRCCDYVVGQIYAVGGLTKNGESVSTVEIYDPVSKEWKMGEAMSMLRSRVGVAVMDGKLYAFGGFNGTERLSTVEVYDPLHKKWSQGKAMRCKRSAVGVAALDDLVYVCGGYDGVTSLSTVECYSPKTDSWTTVAPMMKYRSAGGVAPLSGYVYALGGHDGLSIFDSVERYDVTTNTWTKVRSMLNRRCRLGVATLGGKLYACGGYDGSCFLRSVEVYTPEKDQWQLIAPMNVKRSRVALAANMGKLWAIGGYDGESNLSTVEVYDPKTDTWTFVAPMRHHGGGVGAGVIPNVIK